The following is a genomic window from Corvus hawaiiensis isolate bCorHaw1 chromosome 5, bCorHaw1.pri.cur, whole genome shotgun sequence.
GCAGAGGGAGCGCTGAGGCAGATCCTGCTCGGTCCTGGCTTTCCCCCACACCCCCTTTAACCTCTCATCCTTAAAGGATTTGGGATTGAAAGTAGCTTTAAGGGGTTTGGGATTGAAATTAAAGCCTTAAAGGGTTTGGGATTGAGAGCCTCCCATGCCATGTGGGGGATTTGTAGGGAAGATTCTTGGACATGGAGATTTTTGAGTTGTGGGGAAATGCAGATCTTGGGcttaattttattctgaactTGACTGGAAATGCTGGAGTTTCTCACAGTccggttttttttaaacatggaaAATTCAGGGGTAGGGACAACCCTCAAAGGTGCACCCTGGCATGGCCCAAGGATCCGAAACGAtccttatattttttttccagcagatttTTTTGAGAATCATTTGGCAAAGGCACACCATTCCTTTCAGCCTGGAGGCTCCAGCTACTGTTCCCAGACTCCCTTTGGAGGCTGGAGCATCCACGAGGGCCTGGATTCCTCCAGGACGGAGCCTTCCATGTGCTCCATTTCCCAGAGAAAAAAGTGGAGAAAGGGAATCAGTTCTTTGCTGTGAGCAAAGGCCGGACCTTTTATAAACAGACCTCAGAGTGCCCAGGCAGGAGCGGGATTTTGTggaattttctctccttttgtgGTGCCTTCCCAGACTTTTTGCTGTGTGTTCCCTCTGTTCATGCTCCCAGTACCAGGACGGCCTCTTGTCCGTGAACCTGCTCCAAAAACATCCCGGTTTACAAGGCTGCTGGAGCATGGGGATGGGCTCTGGAGAGGGGCAGACATCCAGGGTAATGTGGTgggaggacagggctgggacaaACACAGCCTGGTCTTTGGAAATGTGGGAAGAATTAGGGTGAATCCAGGTTGAGATGTTGCTTTGGATGCTTCCCGACATATCCTGTCAGCCAAACCTCTGGCAGGTGCCAGATTAGTTCCTGAAAACATTTCCAGGCTCTTCCTGCCTTGCTTTGGTTGGGCCAGCGGCTCTGGGCTGGATGGGGTGCAGGTGGCTGATCCCAAAATTTAAGTTTTCCTCCCGGAGGGGAGGAACGGAAAGCTCCGTTCCTTCTTTTGGGAGGATGGGCTCTGCAAATCATGGCTGGCAAAAGGCAGAGATGGGTGCTGGTGCTTGGAGTGGGAAGGGGAACATGGAAAACATCATCCCTCCCACCCCAACCATGCACGGGATCACTGTTGGAGCTCAGAGAATTCCCTCAAATTCCCTCTCCTCTTGGCCAAGGTTTAAGGATGGGGCTGGGGCATTCTCCAGCTGGGACTGGGGGCACTTTGCTGTCAcatggagctggagctgaggcaCTGGGAAGACATTTTCTGCCTTTGGAAAACCATAAATCCTTAAATATCCTTTTTCCATGCGAGGCGGAGCGGGAAGGTTCCAGCCAGGCTCGCTGCATGGTGGGGTCTCCTTTGGTGCGGGTGTGTGGTGCCAGTGAACGCCCTTGGATGGAGCAAATCCCCAGATTTGGCTCTTTTGGGACATATCCCAACCTGGAAAAACTGGGGGCTCTTCCCAGCATCCCCAAAagtcctggcactgctgtgagCCCTTGTGGCCGGGTGCCACCACAGCCGGGCTGTGCCATCTCAGGGTTAACAAAGCTGAGCTTAGAGATGATTTTGCCTCTTGGCAGCTCTGGAACAACTTTTTTTTGCCCTGATTCTCCTTGGCTTTGCCTGGATtcgctcctggagcagctgagccGCTCGGCTCGACTTCACTAGAGGGCGCAGGAATTTTAGGCTAGGAACGCGCTGGGGTTTGTCGGGGAAAGTTGgctgccttctcctcctttttaaTCAACTGGAAAGATGCAGGGTTGAACTGGAGGTGACTGGAAGGGGATCCAGACTTGTGTCTGGCCGGGGAAGGATCTGCTGACATGTGGGATTAGGCGGTGTgagcgcggcgggcggcggcggccgggacGGAGCAGCGTGGCCGGGGCTCGGGACGTGGTTGGGAGCTccagggagcagccagctggAGGAGCCTCCTGGCACAAGGAGAGCTCCAAaaactgcagggaaagaaaaaaatccccctcaCCCCCCAGTGCTTACTGCTCCCCTTCGTCAGGCTGGGCAGGACTCTGTTGACCCCGTAGGGGTTTGGTCTTCTCTTCCCAAGGGTCCTCCTATCTGTTCACATCGATCCTTGGGACACGATGTTCCCTCTTGGGAGCCGGGCTTGATCCAGGGCTGTGGATCCAGCCCTctccaccacagcagcagctttgggacCAGAGGCGCATCTGGGACTGCGTCCTTTTTCCAGGGAGCAGGGGCTCCCTGAGTGCTTCTCCCGTGGGAGATGCCGGGGAAGGATGAGGCCAGGAGCCCCAAGGGCCACCTCCAGTGGGATGGTGGCTCCAAGCAGGGATGTAGACCCGGTGCTCCTAAAGCAGAGGTTGTCCCCTCGTTGgccctgcttccagctggggaaactgaggcatgggaAGTGTTGGGGGCCATTCACTGGGAGCCTCTGTCCTTACTCCAAGCTCCTCAGCGTGGATGAAGGGCAGATGAGAGCTGGATGGGGAGACGGTGGGGGTACCGTTGCCGGCCCCACCCAGGTGGTcttgtcccatccctgtggaACAGCTCAGGGATGCCGGCTCTGCATCGAGCTTCAGTGTCCTGCTCACGGACCAGGGAACCAaccctttccccctcccttcccaccttccccacGCAGCCGAGTGTCTCGGCTTTACCCCCTCCAGCTTCTCTTGCCCgagcagctgctttttccagcagaaaatgcCTGAACATCACAGCCTTTCCAGGCTCCCAAGCCGCTCTGGATGCAGGCAGGAGGCGGCCGCAGCCGCCCCGTCCCGCGCCCTCGCCGTGCTCTCGCTCCCTGCtgttcattcattcattcattgaTTCCTCCTCTCATTCATTCATGCTTCGGCTCCGTGCGGCCATCCAGGGATGGCTCCTTGTCTCCAGGCCGATCCGCTTGGATTTTCTTCCCTATCCATCCTCCCATCCCAGGATTTCTATGCGGAGCTCCGCGCTGTGCCCGCCGTGTGCCGAGTTTAACTCGGGGCTCAACCCGGGGCATTGTGAAGCGGCTCTTGTGGAGCCTCCGGAGCCTCCTGCCCGGAGCTGTGAGGGGACAGAGGTGTTTTTTCACCAAACAAACTCCCAGGGAACGCCGGGCATTAGCAATGAGGGGTCGCAGCCAGGAAAATATTACCTTTCCCTTGGAGTGCTGACTGCGGAGGAAATTCTCACATTTACAGCTCCGGCGAGCCCGGCGCTCATGGAAAAGAGGGGGCGGCTTTGATTTCGCTCCTCTCGGTGGGTTGATAGCTTGGCAGCCCCCCCACCTCGCCTCCATTCCCGCCGGGAAGCGGCCACCGGTGGAGGCTCCGGCGCGCAGCTCCCTCCTTGGAATCCTGCTTTAATTGGATTTTCCTGGAGGCCTGCGGTGCGTGTGCGTCCTGCCCCATGCGTGTGTGTAggttaataaaaaataaacaaacagcactttcccccctttttcggGGAGGGATGCGGCGGGAACGCCGAATGAAAGCGCTGCTGTGCCGAGAAGGGACATtcctggcattgctgagctCCTCGCGCGGGCCCGGGCCCaaattggaggaaaaaaattggagtAAGGAGCCGTTAGCGCGGGGGACCTGGGGAGGCCCAGTCCTGCTCACTGTTTACTCGCAGAGCTTAAATTAATGCTGGCTGCTGacatcaggaattttttttttcctggtttcccAAGGAAATGAGCCGAGGGCGATCGTGGCCTCTGCGTACGTGCAGAGGCTCTTCCCCACTTGAACCCCTGTCGGAGTTCAGCCAGGTTCCACACAGATCCTAAAGGCTCCAAAATAActattttgcttcattttacatgcatttacaaaaaaaaaaaaaggtggtggAGAGGTGGGAGGGAATTGTCAGTGCTTCCCGCTGGGAGAGTTGTGCTTTCCCATTGTGTTTGCCTGTGCACCCATGTTGGACACTGGAGGATCCCTGTGGAAAAGGTGTGTTATTAACATCCAGACCTTGGGATGAACATAACTGGGATCTGTCAGACACGGAAAGCTGGCTCTGTCCCTCCTGCCACACACGGGATGAAGGAattcctcccatccctgctttgCTCCGTTATTCCCCGTCACTTGCGATGGTCGTGGTGGGAATCTCGGGAGGAGCTGATGTCTCTGGCAGCTTTTTTAGGAATTGGTGATTCTGGATGAAGAGTTTGGAATGGTGACAACTCCGTGTAGGACACGTGATGATGACCTTGGAGAAGGCCAAGGGTGTTGGGGCCGTGGAGAAACCTCTCCTTGTTGTCTTTTGTAGGTTTTCTCCAAGATTTTCAGCCATGAGGCTCTGGAGAGTTATCTCCCCAAGATCCAGCTGGTGATCAAGGACACCCTTCGGGCCTGGAGCAGCAACCCCGAGTCCATCAATGTGTACCACGAGACGCAGAAGCTCACGTTCCGCATGGCCATCCGCGTCCTGCTGGGATTCCGCATCCCGGACGAGGAGCTCGGCCGGCTCTTCGAGGTCTACCAGCAGTTCGTGGAGAACGTCTTCTCCTTGCCCATGGATCTGCCCTTCAGCGGCTACAGGAGGGTGAGATCTGGGTTGGGTTCTTCACCCTGATAGCACCGATTCATTAACGGGCAGCGATTATTCCACACCTTTCCCGGTTCTCAGGGGGATTTCTCATCCTCTGACCTCAAGGAACCCATTTTGGGCCACTATTCCCGATTTAGCGGAGAGCACAGAGGAAGATCCATTCCTTGGTGATTAGAGTGGTTTGATAACAGAAAATAGTTAGGACTTCCCAAATGGAATTCATATTTTTCCTCGCTCGgcaattttcctttgttttttaagttCGTGGGACCCTTCTCCTTttcattccctcttgtcctcgGAGTGAAACAGGTCCTTGTAATTCCAAGAACTAAAACAGGGCCTTGTAATTCCCGGAACTAAGACAGATCCTTGCAATTCCTGGAGTATTCCAGGTTTTTTGATGAAtgatgcaaaaagaaaacataacaaaaaagagacataaaatcctatttttttcccGTGGGGATTTCTGATAACAGAAATACAAGGGTCCCAAATTTAGTTTTGTGACATCCctgtggatttattttttattgttatttgcCCATGGGAATGACTCCATCCCCTCACAGTCCAGAATCATTCCCAGCAGCAGGTTagccctgagcagctgcacTCCCGTAGGAATTGCTTTACTGGGACCAGGTGATCAAATTGCTCGGGAAGAGGATTCTTTGGGATGAATGGGCCTTCCTTTGAGAGCCGATTTTCCCAGGGATTTCCATACATCCCAGGAGGAGCCGGGGGCTGTGAACCGGTGCCGGACAGGGGCTCCCAGCCCAGACCCGTCATTTACACCTAGGTGTTGATTACTCCGCCTGTGATCTCCCCCACTCCGGCTTTACTCCTCCTGCCCAGGGGACACCTCCAACACCTTCACACCCCTCTTTGAGCCTCTGCTTTTATGACTTGGACCTGTCCTGAGCACGTCTGCAGCTCTTGGGATGGGCaaggtgctgctggtggtgtggTTTGACCACTTCCTGCTCCACAGGGAATCCGAGCCCGGGAGACGCTGCAGAAGGGGCTGGAAAAAGCCATCCAGGAGAAGCTGCAGAACACGCAGGGCAAGGACTACGCTGACGCCTTGGACATCCTGATCGAGAGTGGGAAGGAGCATGGCAAGGAGCTGACCATGCAGGAGCTGAAGGTAAAGCTCTTCCCTGGGGTCTCCTTGTGAttgttctgctcagggcagcgccttcctgaaggaaaaagtgTGGGATAGCCCAAGGAGGAATTTCTGGGGCAGACCTGGGATGAGCGGTGAGAGCTGGAGGACCACGATGTGTTGGTGGATCCTGGTCTGGTGGATCCAAACCAGTTGCTTTATCTATTTGCTGATTGTGCCCAGCCCTTTCTACAAAGCATTCCACGGAATCGTTAAGCTTGGAAAAGGCCTCCGAGATCATCAAATCCCACCTCCATCCCCACTAAACCATACCACAAAGCGCCACATCCGCTCAGTTTATTAACgctttcagggatggtgactccaccgctgtcctgggcagcctcttccaacGCTTGGCCCCTCTTCCaggaaagaaattttccctgatGGCCGACATGAACCTCCCTGGTCACAATGGAAGCTTTCAACCTTGATCAGCTTCATCCCTTGACCCTTCCACTTTTCCTGGTGCCTCCTTTGCAGGGCACAGGAGCCCTTCAGCAGGTTCTTATCTGCAGCTGGGTCATGGCAGGTCAGGAGCCATCTCCTGGGTTTTTTGTCCTGCCTCTCTGATCCTCGGAGGCTCTGTGGGAAGCTCCCTGTGGCGGCTGTCCCAGCAGTGACCTTCCAGTTAAATGTGAccaagctgtggctgccccacccctggaggtgtccaaggctGTTTACAATGGACACAAACTCTGCCCCAATTTCCCTCATCCATCCTGGCTGCTGGGAAATCACCAGGGAGAATCCATCTTCCTCCAACATCTCCCTTTGTAGGTCACATtccatttttccctctcccagctTTGTGATGTGACCCCTCCTCAGGTCACTTGGCCCCTTTGGAGCTTAAATCTTTGGAGCAGCTCTTTTGGGCAGCtattgtggctgccccatccctgggagcaaccgaggccaggttggacagggcttggagcaacctgggatagtgggaggtgtccttggggttggaacaagatgatctttaagttctctcccaacccaaaccattccacggtcccaaggccaggatggaaagttttggggagaaaaacacCCCATGGCACCTTGACGTGCTGAGGTTGGTGCCCTCTCTGTCTCACCCCTTTGTCTCACCCTGGCTCTTCTCCTGTCCCCCAGGACGGCACCCTGGAGCTCATCTTCGCCGCCTACGCCACCACGGCCAGCGCCAGCACCTCCCTGATCATGCAGCTCCTCAAACACCCGCGGGTGCTGGAGAAGCTGCGGGAGGAGCTGCGGAGCAAAGGGATTCTCCACAACGGCTGCATCTGCGAGGGCTCCCTGCGCCTGGACAACATCAATGGCCTCTACTACCTGGACTGTGTCATCAAGGAGGTGCTCCGGCTCTTCACCCCCATCTCAGGGGGGTACCGGACGGTGCTGCAGACCTTCGAGTTGGATGTGAGTagtgctgcagcctgagctccCCAAAACAGCCAAGCTCGCTTGAGCCTGGCTTAGAGGAGAGCTCCGAGGGGGTAAATGAAGTCCTGCCTAATGAAgtccttctcccaggcaaccagtgacaggataaAGGGACACAGCTTTAAGCTGCACATGGGGAAGTTTAGgctgggtattaggaaaaaaattcttcccagaAAGAGTGGCTGGGtgctggaatgggctgcccagggaggtggtggagtcaccgtccctggaggggCTTGAGCaaagcctggatgtggcactcagtgccgtgGCTTAGCTGGTGTtaggtcacaggttggacttgatgatctcaaaggcttttccagcctaattAATTCTGTGGCTCTGGTGATGGGATTTGCTCCGGATGCAGCGGAGTGATGGGATGTGGAGCAAGGGATGCACTGGGGCTGTCAAAGAGCAGACGGGTGTGATGCTTCAAAGGCCAGCTCGTGACAGTGACGCCAAATTCTGAGCTGGGGTGTGACAGGGGAAAGGTTTACGGCAAAGGGCATCTCCAGGCGGCCGGATGACAGGCGGATTAGTCACCGCCATGGCTGGAATTTCCtcccagcaaaacaaaatctcGGGAGCTGCCCTGTCACTGTAAATCCTCCTAATGCAATGGTTTGAGTCAGAGACCTTTTAAAGTGCTCAGGGGATGATAAATCCACCCCACTTCTCATCGCCCGGGCGCTGACGTGGGTGTTGGGTGTGTGGTGCTGACAGGCAGCGGGGtgtgggatgctctgggatgctgtggggtcctctgggatgctctgggaagggctggCTGGTGTGTGGGGCATGGCACAGCACGGGAGAAGCTGCTTCCCCTGCTCAGCACCACGGGGTTCCTGGtaggcagctcctgccagtgACCACAAAGCAAATAAAGGGATGGATCATCCCACGAATCCTTGGGATAGAGGGAGGAGTAAAGCCAGGATTCCcatctctctgtgctgtgctctctgcttttcctttgaatCTGCATCACACTCAAGTGATAAACCCAAAAGAAATGGGAATAAGCAGGGAAAACTCCGAGGGTGGTGAGGCCTGGCAGAAACTGCCCAGGGATTGTGGGTGCCAcatccctgaagtgtccaaggttggatggggcttggagcacgctgggatagtggaagatgtccctgcccatgccagggggtgggacaggatgggtttaaggtccctcccaacccaaaccattccacaattccatgaaaacaaaattcctttatctcatttccctgctccctctccctctccagcagGATTGACCCACTCTGTTCTTCTCCCCACCCCTTCCCACCTCTCCGCAGGGTTTCCAAATCCCCAAGGGCTGGAGTGTGATGTACAGCATCCGGGACACCCACGACACTGCTCCCGTCTTCAAGGACGTGGACGTCTTCGATCCCGACCGCTTCGGGCAGGGCCGGAGCGAAGACAAGGACGGCAGGTTCCACTACCTCCCCTTCGGAGGAGGCGTACGGACCTGCCTGGGGAAGCACCTGGCCAAGCTTTTCCTCAAGGCTCTGGCCATCGAGCTGGCCAGCACCAGCCGCTTCGAGCTCGCCACCAGGACTTTCCCCAAAATCACCCTGGTGCCCGTGGTCCACCCGGTTGACGGACTCAAGGTCAAATTCTTCGGACTGGATTCCAACCAGAACGAGATCCTGACGGGGACAGACGCCATGCTGGGGGCCACCGTGTAAAGCCCGCGCCGGTGGCACCAGGGACGGGCGGCTGGGGGACgcaggggtggggtgggggcgaggggatggacaggaggggaggagagagggatgAGGAGCTTCTCCACGGCGCTCACCTCCAGATCGGGactgcttttccagcagggaaGCTGCCGAAAGCGTTTTGCTCTTCCCGCGGGACACGGAGAAGGTCGGGGCGGCATCGGCGTCGTCTTGTTTTGTTGGGAGGGAGGAAGATCCACAAAAGCCGAGTCGAGCTGGGATGGCTGACCATACACAGTAtctaaatattataaatatatatatatatatatatataaatatctataAAACACTTCTGCTGCCAGGAGGAGAAGGCCCGACTGCGGGAAAGGCTTTGGAATCAGCCGAGGATCTGAGGTCTGGTGTCCCggggcagctctggggtgacctctgacctattttttttttaacagtgttAAATTAGCTGGTGATAACAGTGTTTTTATggtttttgaggttttattttggtttttttttttcatttgtttggttGTGTTGTTTGTTCCGGGGCATTGGAGCCTTTCCTTGGCCAGGGGGACACAACGCTGcccactcccagcccctctcccgcTGGTGCCggggcaggctggggaggaggaggggtcGTTTTGCTTTCCCAAAAACCCCTCCTGTGGTGTCTTGTCCGGGCTGAGTCATCCCCGAGGCCTCGGGTGAGGCAGATTTGCATTTTCCAAGATGTTTtggggctctggggagggggaTGCCCTTCTTTGCTCTCGTTgaatttcctgctgctgctacaCGGCCTGTGAGCACCCCCTCCACCACAGCCCCTCGCCAGTCCTGGGCAAAGGCACCCGGCTTTGGGGGCATTTGGGTGCCTTTGCTGTCCCCTCAAGGTGCTGGCACCAGCCCCGAGCCCCAGCACGGCTTTGGGAGCAccggggctgctcctgccagaggcATTTGCATTAAAGGTGATGTCTTGAATTAAGCCAACGCACGCATTCCTTTGTCtcgtgtttggggttttttggcgATGGGAGAGCTCGGCAGGAAGGAGAGGGCTCCGTGTCAGCTGCCACCCCATATCCCAGAAGAAtcccaaagcctctccagcACAAGCCAGCAGCCACCGAGAGGTATCTTGCCTTCCATTTGCTGGgggggtttattttattttggttttttgcatgCGAGAGGCTCCTGGGTTGGGTTGGAGATTTGGGGGCTTGTGTTGGGAGAGTGAGGAGCAAAAGCTCCCCGAGCACCTGGGCAGGTGTTGGGTTCAAACCAGAGCCAAACACCAGCTTGGGAGATCCCTCTGTGCCTTGGGGCAGCTCTTCCACTCCTGTCCCACCCCAACCCTCTGAGGTGGAACGGACAACACGAGGGGGCTGAGAATGGTGACGGGAACCGATCTGGTGCTCGGGGGGCAGCTTGGCTCTCAGCTCCAAAGGGGTCCAGAGAAGTCTGAGGGCTTGGAATAGGCAAGGAGAAGGGACAGGTGTGGCTCACCAGGTGGCTTTGCAGGTTGTGCTTTTGCCTCTTTGGCGAGAGGTGCCTCTCGGGAAGGTCGCAGGAAGTGTGAAGCAAGAGGAGGTGAGGCTGCCTTGGCCGGCCCAGCGCTGGCAGGGGcaaggaggagggaggcaggTTTGGAGCCAAGGGAAGCACTTGAGGTTGGAATGCCGTCAGCCAAGCTGCCAAAAATCCCCCCGGAGCATCCCAGGGGACGGTGTTCCCTCCCACTGGGATGCACAGCTTGATTTAAGCTGGAATAAAACTCCCAGTCTTCTGGGATTCCCAACTCCCATTCTGATCCCGACCTTATTTCTGAGTGGTGACCAACGTGCCAAACCCCAAAGGAACGTCTCAGgagccctggagcagagggtcagagtttcccagcctggaattTTTGGGTGGAACACCACTAGCTCAGGCCCTGTTGGGATTCTAGGCGTTTCCTTGTCCCTGATGGGGAGAAAACTTTCCCAGTGATAAAAGGAGCTTGGTGGAAATCCAAATCCCAAAGGGCAAAGGAGAACACAAACCTGGATGTGGTGGGACGGGGGAGACTCTCAGGGACAAACACCTGGGGAGAGGCgatgggcacagggaggtgTCCGTGGTTTGGGTAGGACttggggatgggatggaaggTGGACGAGCTGTAGGGTGAGAACCCAACGAGTGCTCTCCGGGAGCCCCCATTTCCATCTGGGATCTGTGCCTGGGGATGagtgagctgggaaagggaaaagctggaGGGACAAGCAGGATGGAAGGTCTGGTTAAAGCTGAATCCCTTGGATAGTCAAGCGAAATCCCTTGGACAGACTCTCCTGGAAGGGCTCAGTCCCTCTTCTCGTGGGGAATCAAGGAAGGGTTTTCCCCTGAAATTTACATTTTGGCTTCCAATGTCGTTCCAAAGTGAGAACCAAACCTGCTCCGGAGTGAGTTTTGATGGGAATTGGGAGCTGCAGCCATCCCTGAAATTCCATTTACATCCCGTGGATATACAGTGTTTGTGTGGGGGAGTATTTAATCCAGGCTGAAGTAAGCCAGGCTTTGTTGTTCCAGTCCTAACTAATATAACTTgactaaaacaaaaaagttgCTGCAGTGGGTTTGCAGAATAAAGCACTTTGAATCTcagaattttttgttgttttttttttttttaattagcacaGTCCAATTTGctataatattattttatacacaaattttttttttttggtctgtctTTATAAACTATTATAAGTGCTATTTTTGTTATAATTCAAAAATAGATATTTAGGATAAAGTTGTGCTGttaaatatttgttatttagtaaaaatatgattttttttttcctctttattgtAAACGttgtctgggaaaaaatattaatgttttatcctatttgtttttaatattaaaaaaaaaggaaaaaagcacttgtggggttttttcgtTTGGGAATTGGTGCCGTGTGAGGTTGTGTTGCAGTCATGTGGGTTTTAATATgtacagaatattctgtgtcCCATATTAAAATGAATGTTGTGTATTTTGTGatcccaaaataaaacaaaacaaaaaccaaaaaatcatcTCTGTGGCTCCTTTCTAGAATTCCAGAATGAAAAGGGTTGCAGCTCCCAAGTTTTGGTCTCAcgttccagctgcagctcctttgAAGGCCTTGGGGCCTCCTGGGTTGGGGTTTCAGGGAGCACCATCCTGGGAATTGGGGCACCCCGTAAGGTGGGATTTTGGCATCCAGCTCGATGGCCAAGGTGAACCCTGGTTGATATGGACACAGATAGAGGAAAttgtgcttaaaaataaaataaattatgggGACGATGGTCAAGTGTTGAATCAAGACGTCCAGAGATTTGGAATCTCTGTCCCTGGAGATTGGCCATGGACCTGAGCCACCGGACCGAGGTGAATCCCAGCTGACAGGGACCCAAATGCaggaaattccattttaaaatgaaatgaaatgaaatgaaatgaaataaaatgaaatgaaagaaaatgaaagaaaatgaaatgaaataaaataaaataaaatgtttttatgggGAGAATGGCCAAAAGTTGGATCAAGTGGGAGATGtttggagtctccatccctggaggctgGATGCGATCCTGAGCCAATTGTTCAAGGTGAAGCCTGGCTGATATGGATCCCAAAGAggaaattctaaaataaaataaaataaaatacaattttcatgGGGAAGATGGTCAAGTGTTGGATTAAATGGGAGAGGTTTGGAGTCTCCATCTTTGGAGATTGGACATGACCAAGGTGCCACAGCTCCGAGGTCCAACCCATCCCAAGGTTTTTGGGTGGTCCAGGACACCTGGTTTCTGCCCAgagctttctcctcttcccagcaagagaaaggagggaagggaaggcaaacattccagctgtgtgtgtgtgtcctggTCCTTGCTGCCCTTTTTTCCAGGAATTGCTCCATATGGAATTGGCACAGGAGAGCACCATGGGTGGCAGAACAAACCCCCCAGCTGCCGAGTGCGTGGCACGGTGGGCAGAAGGTGTGGGGTGGAGCAGACGAGGCAGGACACGATTCCCAAGGTGGGAATGACCCCTCGATGGGCAGCAggtggggtgggagcagccgGGTGTCCCCGCCCTCCCATCATTTCCCATTTGGGCTCTGTAGAGGTTGACTCCACCTCCTCAGCAAATCCATGTCCTGGAGTTTTCTGGCCGCTGGCATTGCTCCGAGCTttttaaatcataaattttTTAGGATCTTTCGACCCTGGCTGGTGGGAGAAGAGCTTTGATGAGATGAGATGTGCCAGGACAAGCTActggtgggagctgcagctgcagctgctccggAGCGGAGCCGGGGCAGGCTGGGAGTGCTTAGGGTAATTAGGCAATTAGTGAAGTAATTGGCTTctgtctccttcctcttctccccaTAAATAGAGCCCTGATGAAGCCCTGGCCGTGGTGGGAGTGTTGGAGAACAGGATGTTGCTTCCAGTGATGACATCCAAAGGCAAGTGAGGGCTGCGGGAATGAATAGAGCTTTGGCTGGAAAATGTGACCGTG
Proteins encoded in this region:
- the LOC125326720 gene encoding cytochrome P450 26B1; amino-acid sequence: MLFASFDLVSALATLAACLVSLTLLLAVSQQLWQLRWAATRDKTCKLPIPKGSMGFPLIGETFHWLLQGSCFQSSRREKYGNVFKTHLLGRPLVRVTGAENVRKILMGEHHLVSTEWPRSTRMLLGPNTVANSIGDIHRHKRKVFSKIFSHEALESYLPKIQLVIKDTLRAWSSNPESINVYHETQKLTFRMAIRVLLGFRIPDEELGRLFEVYQQFVENVFSLPMDLPFSGYRRGIRARETLQKGLEKAIQEKLQNTQGKDYADALDILIESGKEHGKELTMQELKDGTLELIFAAYATTASASTSLIMQLLKHPRVLEKLREELRSKGILHNGCICEGSLRLDNINGLYYLDCVIKEVLRLFTPISGGYRTVLQTFELDGFQIPKGWSVMYSIRDTHDTAPVFKDVDVFDPDRFGQGRSEDKDGRFHYLPFGGGVRTCLGKHLAKLFLKALAIELASTSRFELATRTFPKITLVPVVHPVDGLKVKFFGLDSNQNEILTGTDAMLGATV